Proteins found in one Thalassophryne amazonica chromosome 1, fThaAma1.1, whole genome shotgun sequence genomic segment:
- the pdx1 gene encoding pancreas/duodenum homeobox protein 1, whose translation MVQRTHLRDPQQRHKQVDVRAERPTSRWSPAAMNREDQYYSSQLFRDSCAYQRPQAEDYSPPPCLYMSRHSVCTPPAVHGALEQAGFADISPAYMREDPAVSPLHHLQQEQQVPHGAAFGGVGEHPPFPWMKTTKSHSHTWKSQWSGPYVMADTEENKRTRTAYTRAQLLELEKEFLFNRYISRPRRVELALTLSLTERHIKIWFQNRRMKWKKEEDRRRARGADPDQDSSITSGDQGEVSGGVSSINSTGNHATPPVSPLHGHSLSASGAREPA comes from the exons ATGGTGCAGAGGACACACCTGAGAGATCCACAGCAGCGCCACAAACAGGTGGATGTGCGCGCAGAACGGCCCACGAGCCGCTGGTCCCCGGCAGCCATGAACCGAGAAGATCAGTATTACTCCTCACAGCTGTTCAGAGACTCCTGCGCCTACCAGAGGCCGCAGGCGGAGGACTACAGCCCGCCTCCCTGCCTCTACATGAGCAGGCACTCCGTGTGCACTCCTCCGGCCGTGCACGGAGCCTTGGAGCAGGCCGGCTTCGCAGACATTTCTCCTGCCTATATGCGAGAAGATCCGGCGGTTTCTCCGCTCCATCACCTCCAGCAGGAGCAGCAGGTCCCACACGGAGCAGCGTTCGGAGGTGTGGGGGAGCACCCCCCATTCCCCTGGATGAAAACCACTAAATCCCACTCACACACCTGGAAGAGCCAGTGGTCAG ggCCGTACGTGATGGCAGACACGGAGGAGAACAAGCGCACGAGGACGGCCTACACGCGCGCCCAGCTGCTGGAGCTGGAGAAGGAGTTCCTGTTTAACCGCTACATCTCGAGGCCGCGGCGCGTGGAGCTGGCACTGACCCTCAGCCTCACCGAGCGCCACATCAAGATCTGGTTCCAGAACCGGCGCATGAAGTGGAAGAAGGAGGAGGACCGCAGGAGGGCGAGGGGAGCCGACCCCGACCAGGACTCCTCCATCACCTCCGGGGATCAGGGGGAGGTCAGCGGCGGGGTCTCCTCCATTAACAGTACCGGGAACCACGCTACTCCTCCCGTTTCCCCGCTGCACGGACACTCCCTGTCCGCCTCCGGGGCCAGAGAGCCCGCCTAA
- the urad gene encoding 2-oxo-4-hydroxy-4-carboxy-5-ureidoimidazoline decarboxylase — translation MDISTVNNLPYEDFVKIFGNVVEKCPLITAAVWSRHPFVSLAALEAAINEFIDQLPESGKEGILRCHPDLAGRDLQSGTLTHESHEEQTQAGLDALNSTEASRMARLNQEYKKRFGFPFVICARMNDKANILRQLSERLGNEHTLERARGIEEVKKICRLRLQGLMFTDAPNKL, via the exons atggacatcagcaccgtCAATAATCTTCCCTATGaggactttgtgaagatttttggGAATGTGGTGGAGAAATGTCCCTTAATAACAGCTGCCGTGTGGTCCAGACATCCCTTTGTGAGCCTGGCTGCTTTGGAGGCTGCTATCAATGAATTCATCGATCAACTGCCAGaatcag GTAAAGAGGGGATCCTCAGGTGTCACCCTGACCTCGCGGGCAGAGACCTCCAAAGCGGTACCTTGACCCACGAGTCACATGAGGAGCAGACACAAGCCGGCCTGGATGCACTGAACTCCACCGAAGCCTCACGTATGGCCCGGCTCAACCAGGAGTACAAGAAGCGCTTTGGGTTCCCATTTGTCATCTGCGCCAGGATGAACGACAAGGCCAACATTTTACGGCAGCTGTCAGAGCGCCTCGGCAATGAGCACACTCTGGAGAGGGCACGTGGCATTGAGGAGGTGAAAAAGATATGCCGTCTACGTCTGCAAGGACTCATGTTCACTGACGCACCAAACAAATTATAA